In Halobacteria archaeon AArc-dxtr1, the sequence ACCATCGCACAGATCGCAATCGCCCCTGCGAGAAAGATCATCGCCAGTTCGTGGGAGGCGTCGGCGGCCGTCGCACCGGTGATCACCCAGGCAAGCGCGATTGCGACGAGTCCGACGCCGAATCGGCGGACGGTCCAACGATCGACGTTTCCGTAGAGGACGATAGCAGATGCCGCGATCAATCCGAAGAAGAACCCGTAGGTCGGAACCGGATACGAGGTCACGGCAGCGTGCATGAGCCGCGAGAGAACGACGATCGCCGTGATGACCCCGAGTCCGAGCGAGACCAGAAACGGAAGGTCCATGCGCTCGACCTCCGCAAGGAAGGCAGCGCGACTCGTCGGGTCGTGAAGCCGCAGCGCCGAGTGAAATCGGCGGGGGTCGATCGCCGTGATCGCCGCGATCAGCCGGTCGTAGATCCCCACGATAAGGGCGATCGTCGCACCCGAGACGCCGGGGACGACGTCGGCAGCACCCATCGAAAAACCCTTGCAGTAGACGACGAGCAGCTCTCGCATTAAGCGAAGCTTCCTCGGGGGGCGCCAAAAGCGTTGATACAATTCGCACGCCGACGGCGCGGTCAGAACCTCCGTAGCCGGCAGTTATTCATCGTCGCCGTTCTCACCGTCACCGCCTTCGCCGCCCTCGCTATCATCGCCTTCGTCGTTCTCGTCGTCCCCATCGTCCTCGACGGGTTCGAAGTCGGTTATCTCGACGGTCTCGCCGTTGACGACGGCGGATTCGGTAACGCTCACCTGCCCTTCGTACTCGGCCTCGCCGTCGACGTAGATGGTAACCGTGTAGTCGTCGTCGATCGCCTCGACGCTGCTGTCGGTGTACCCGTCCTCGACGCCGAGTTCGTCGTCCGTGGCGTACGAGACGTCGAGTTCGAACGAGCCGTCGTCGGCGAGGTCGCCTGTCTGGGTGTACTCGACGGAGCCGTTGTGTTCGGTCTCGAGGTCGAGTGTGGCCTCGACGCTGGTGTCGTCGTCGTCACCAAGGTCTGCGTCGTCGACGGTGCCGTCGATCGTCGCCCCGTCGACGCGTTCGTAGGTCTTGACCGCCGCGTCTTGGCGCTGGTCGAAGATTTCGACGCCGTATTCGGTCTGCTGCTCGAACATCATGAGCTGCTGTTGGAGCTGTGGCGTGAGCTGCTGGTTGAGGACGATCTCCGGATTGCCATCGTCGTCTTGCAGCACCTGATCTCCCTGCGTGATGGCGTAGCTGACGAACGCCGACTGCTGTTCTGACTCGTGAACGAGCCTGTAGTTCTCCATTCCGGCGGCGTCGTCGAAGTACAGCCGGGAGAGCGTGGTATCCTCGTAGCGGCTGTCGGCTGCGACCTCGTCGAGTTCGTCGACAGAGATTGGGTCGCCCTGTTCGTAGTCCTCAGGAACCATGTACGCTCCGTGCTCGGAGTCAGCCCACTGGGCGATGGCGCCGAACTTGGGTCCGACCATGCCGTCGTCGATCATGACGTAC encodes:
- a CDS encoding DUF368 domain-containing protein; translated protein: MRELLVVYCKGFSMGAADVVPGVSGATIALIVGIYDRLIAAITAIDPRRFHSALRLHDPTSRAAFLAEVERMDLPFLVSLGLGVITAIVVLSRLMHAAVTSYPVPTYGFFFGLIAASAIVLYGNVDRWTVRRFGVGLVAIALAWVITGATAADASHELAMIFLAGAIAICAMVLPGVSGAFFLLILGQYEYLTGVLSTFVDGIVDLFRGGTIQPVLEAGGVVAVFGVGAAIGLFTMAHMVRYALDRYRVATLVFLVSLMVGALRLPAVEVSANLGETAAGSLPVAVIAAIIGVGVVLLVDWRTDDLEYV